Sequence from the Fusobacterium periodonticum ATCC 33693 genome:
CCAAAAATAATGGACTCATTGTTGCACTTGCAAGTAAAAAAGACTTAAAAGATTCTGAAAGTTCTTTTTCAACTTCCACACGAAGCTTTTTATTTTCCTTAATGAGATTAATGAATTGTCTCATTAATTCATCTTGCTTATCTTTTAAAAGTTTATGTCCTCTTTTTGCTGTTACAAGTCTAAGTTTTAATTCAGAAAGAGCCATTCTAGTAGGATTTACTTTTAGCTTTGCCATAATAATCCCCCCTAGTCTTTATCATTCAAATACTTATCTATGTATTCAGTTCTTATTCTCTTTAATTCTGTACGAGGAATGACTTTTAAAAGTTTCCAACCTAGATTTAAAGTTTCTTCTATATTTCTATTTGTTTCATAACCTTGACTTACATACTCCCTATCAAAATTTTCTGCAAATTTTGCAAAAGCCTTATCTGCATCTGATAGTGCTGAATCTCCAAGAATTACTGCAAGTTCCCTTGCCTCTCTTCCTGAGGCATAGGCTGCATAAATTTGGTTCATTGTATCAGCATGGTCTTCTCTTGTTTTACCCTTACCTATTCCTTTATCTTTCAATCTTGATAGAGAAGGAATTACAAAGATAGGTGGTTGGATACCACTCTTATATAATTCTCTTGAAAGAATTATTTGCCCTTCTGTTATGTATCCTGTAAGGTCAGGAATTGGGTGAGTTATATCATCTTCAGGCATAGTTAAAATTGGAATTTGAGTAATTGAACCAGGTTTTCCTTTAATTTTTCCTGCTCTTTCATAGATTTGTGAAAGGTCAGTATATAGATATCCTGGATATCCTCTTCTTCCTGGAACTTCTTTTCTAGCTGCTGAAACTTCACGAAGAGCTTCTGCATAGTTAGTCAAGTCTGTCAAGATAACTAAAACATGCATTCCCTTTTCAAAAGCAAGATATTCTGCACAAGTAAGCGCCATTCTTGGAGTTGAAATTCTTTCTATGGCAGGGTCATTGGCAAGATTTATAAATAGAACTGCTCTGTCAATAGCTCCTGTTTTTGTAAAATCATCTATAAAGAATTGTGCTTCTTCAAAAGTTATTCCCATTGCTCCAAACACAACAGCAAATTTTGCATCATCACCAAGCACCTTAGCTTGTCTTGCTATCTGTGCTGCAACATTGTTATGTGGAAGCCCTGAACCTGAGAATATTGGTAATTTTTGTCCTCTAACTAGAGTATTAAGTCCATCAATAGTTGAAATTCCTGTTTGAATAAATTCTGATGGATAATCTCTTGAAACAGGGTTGATTGGAGAACCATTAATATCCACTCTTTTTTCAGGAATAATTTTTGGTCCCTTATCTATAGGATTTCCTAAACCATCAAAAACACGCCCTATCATATCTTCAGAAACTCCTAATTCAAGTGGCTTTCCTAAAAATCTAACTGTTGTATCTTTAAGATTTATACCTGCAGATCCTTCAAAAAGTTGTATCATTGCTCTATCGCCATCTATTTCAAGCACACGACCACGTCTTTTTTCTCCTGTTTGAGTTTGAATTTCTACAAGTTCTTCATATTTAATTCCTTCCACACCTTCAACTATCATTAGAGGTCCTACTATTTCTTGTACTGATTTATATTCCTTAAGCATTAGTTGTACCTCCTTCTTTTATTAACTTTGATACTGCTTCTTTTATTTCTTCTTCTATCTTATCAAAACTATCTAATTCTTTTTCACTTATATTCTTTGCTCTTGTTATTTTTTCACGACTTGGAAGAGCTAAAATTTCATTTAAATAAACTCCTTCTTTTATAGCTCTTTGAGCCTCATCATAGAAAAACAAAATCAATTTTAACATTTTAAATTGTTTATCCAAAGAGCAGTAAGTATCTACTTCATGGAAGGCATTTTGTTGTAAGAAGTCTTCACGAAGAGATTTAGTAATTTCCAACTTCAATTGGTCAAGCTCAGAAAGTGAATCTCTACCAACAAGTCTTACGATTTCTTGTAATTTAGCTTCTTCTTGTAGAAGCGCCATTGCTTCTACTCTAAATTTAGGGAAATCTCTATCAACATGTTCTTCTTTATACTTATCCATCTTAGCTTGATAAAGTGAATAAGAGTTCAACCAGTTTATTGCTGGGAAGTGTCTTCTATATGATAGTGCATAGTCAAGTCCCCAGAACACTTTTGCTATTCTCAATGTTGATTGAGAAACAGGTTCAGAAATATCTCCACCAGGAGGAGATACTGCTCCAATTACTGTCAATGCTCCTTCTTCACCATTACCTAGACATTCAACAAGTCCTGCTCTTTCATAAAATTCTGCTATTCTACTTGATAGATATGCTGGATATCCTTCATCACCTGGCATTTCTTCCAAACGTCCTGACATTTCACGAAGTGCTTCTGCCCAACGGCTTGTTGAATCTGCCATAAGTGCCACAGAGTATCCCATATCTCTGAAATACTCACCAATAGTTATAGCTGTATATATAGAAGCCTCACGAGCAGCAACTGGCATATTAGAAGTATTGGCTATAAGAACTGTTCTTTTCATTAAAGATTGTCCTGTCTTAGGGTCAATGATTTCTGGGAATTCCATAAGTACATCTGTCATTTCGTTCCCACGTTCTCCACAACCAACATAAACAACTACTTCAGCATCTGCCCATTTAGCAAGTTGGTGTTGTATTACAGTTTTACCAGATCCAAATGGTCCAGGGATAGCTGCAGTTCCTCCCTTAGTAACAGCAAAGAAAGTATCTATTATTCTTTGTCCTGTTATTAAAGGTTTAACAGGATTTAATTTCTTTAAATATGGTCTACCCTTTCTAACTGGCCATTTTTGTATCATATTTAGTGCTTTAATTCCATTTTCTGTTTCTATCTTGCATATTATTTCTTCTACTGTAAATTCTCCCTCTTTTATTTCCTTTACCTTTCCATATACTCCTTTAGGA
This genomic interval carries:
- a CDS encoding V-type ATP synthase subunit B, which produces MLKEYKSVQEIVGPLMIVEGVEGIKYEELVEIQTQTGEKRRGRVLEIDGDRAMIQLFEGSAGINLKDTTVRFLGKPLELGVSEDMIGRVFDGLGNPIDKGPKIIPEKRVDINGSPINPVSRDYPSEFIQTGISTIDGLNTLVRGQKLPIFSGSGLPHNNVAAQIARQAKVLGDDAKFAVVFGAMGITFEEAQFFIDDFTKTGAIDRAVLFINLANDPAIERISTPRMALTCAEYLAFEKGMHVLVILTDLTNYAEALREVSAARKEVPGRRGYPGYLYTDLSQIYERAGKIKGKPGSITQIPILTMPEDDITHPIPDLTGYITEGQIILSRELYKSGIQPPIFVIPSLSRLKDKGIGKGKTREDHADTMNQIYAAYASGREARELAVILGDSALSDADKAFAKFAENFDREYVSQGYETNRNIEETLNLGWKLLKVIPRTELKRIRTEYIDKYLNDKD
- a CDS encoding V-type ATP synthase subunit A — its product is MKEGRIIKVSGPLVVAEGMEEANVYDVVEVSDNKLIGEIIEMRGDKASIQVYEETTGIGPGDIVVTTGSPLSIELGPGMLEQMFDGIQRPLLKIQEAVGDFLLKGVSVPALDREKKWQFNPVVIVGEEVEPGKVIGTVQETEILLHKIMVPKGVYGKVKEIKEGEFTVEEIICKIETENGIKALNMIQKWPVRKGRPYLKKLNPVKPLITGQRIIDTFFAVTKGGTAAIPGPFGSGKTVIQHQLAKWADAEVVVYVGCGERGNEMTDVLMEFPEIIDPKTGQSLMKRTVLIANTSNMPVAAREASIYTAITIGEYFRDMGYSVALMADSTSRWAEALREMSGRLEEMPGDEGYPAYLSSRIAEFYERAGLVECLGNGEEGALTVIGAVSPPGGDISEPVSQSTLRIAKVFWGLDYALSYRRHFPAINWLNSYSLYQAKMDKYKEEHVDRDFPKFRVEAMALLQEEAKLQEIVRLVGRDSLSELDQLKLEITKSLREDFLQQNAFHEVDTYCSLDKQFKMLKLILFFYDEAQRAIKEGVYLNEILALPSREKITRAKNISEKELDSFDKIEEEIKEAVSKLIKEGGTTNA